The Streptomyces cynarae genome contains a region encoding:
- the istB gene encoding IS21-like element helper ATPase IstB: MNATSRRRMSEQAAETAVVGACRMLQLPTIRRKFTDLAEQAAREQMSYLAFLAELLLAECDDRARRRSERRIKAAAFPRQKSLREFDFDANANIDAAVVHTLATCEWVKKGQPLCLIGDSGTGKSHLLIALGTEAAMAGFRVKYTLATRLVNELVEAADEKQLTKTIARYGRVDLLCIDELGYMELDKHGAELLFQVLTEREEKNSVAIASNEAFGGWTKTFTDPRLCTAIVDRLTFNGTIIETGTDSYRLAQSRARAEQAAVT, translated from the coding sequence ATGAACGCCACCAGCCGCCGTCGGATGAGCGAACAGGCGGCCGAGACCGCCGTGGTCGGTGCCTGCCGGATGCTCCAACTGCCCACCATCCGTCGGAAGTTCACGGACCTGGCCGAGCAGGCCGCCCGCGAACAGATGTCCTACCTCGCCTTCCTCGCCGAGCTGCTGCTGGCCGAGTGCGACGACCGGGCACGACGCCGATCCGAGCGAAGGATCAAGGCAGCTGCCTTCCCGAGGCAGAAGTCGCTGCGGGAATTCGACTTCGACGCCAACGCCAACATCGATGCCGCGGTCGTGCACACCCTTGCCACCTGCGAGTGGGTGAAGAAGGGGCAGCCGCTCTGCCTGATCGGCGACTCCGGCACCGGCAAATCCCACCTGCTGATCGCGCTCGGCACCGAGGCCGCGATGGCGGGCTTCCGCGTGAAGTACACCCTGGCGACCAGGCTCGTCAACGAACTCGTCGAAGCCGCGGACGAGAAGCAGCTGACCAAGACGATCGCCCGGTACGGCCGCGTCGATCTTTTATGCATCGACGAACTGGGCTACATGGAACTCGACAAACACGGCGCCGAACTGCTGTTCCAGGTTCTGACCGAGCGGGAGGAGAAGAACAGCGTCGCCATCGCCTCCAACGAAGCTTTCGGCGGCTGGACCAAGACGTTCACCGATCCCCGGCTCTGCACCGCCATCGTCGACCGGCTGACCTTCAACGGCACCATCATCGAGACCGGCACCGACTCCTACCGCCTCGCCCAGTCCCGGGCCAGGGCAGAACAAGCCGCCGTGACCTGA
- a CDS encoding AAA family ATPase: protein MITSETPDCLIVTGMPGAGKSTVTRLVAERLPRSARLDGDFINRLIVSGHVWALGEPADEAARQVELCNRNLCMLANNFADAGFAPVIDWVIPDRRQLDFFVSLLPARKVLFVVLAPGIEACQHRNTLRDPRERFDFDGYEDLDADMKRELGDVGWWFDTAALTPEETADRIIREARHRAMVN, encoded by the coding sequence GTGATCACTTCTGAGACGCCGGACTGCCTGATCGTGACGGGGATGCCCGGGGCCGGGAAGTCGACGGTGACCAGGCTCGTCGCCGAGCGTCTGCCGCGCTCCGCCCGGCTCGACGGCGACTTCATCAACAGGCTGATCGTCAGCGGTCACGTCTGGGCCCTCGGTGAACCGGCCGACGAGGCAGCGCGGCAGGTGGAGCTGTGCAACCGCAATCTATGCATGCTGGCGAACAATTTTGCCGACGCCGGCTTCGCGCCCGTGATCGACTGGGTGATCCCCGACCGCAGGCAGCTGGACTTCTTCGTCTCGCTCCTTCCGGCCAGGAAAGTTCTGTTCGTCGTCCTCGCACCGGGTATCGAGGCATGCCAGCACCGCAACACTCTCCGTGATCCACGGGAGCGGTTCGACTTCGACGGCTATGAAGATCTCGATGCCGACATGAAGCGCGAGCTCGGCGATGTCGGCTGGTGGTTTGACACCGCTGCCCTCACTCCCGAGGAGACCGCCGACCGCATCATCCGGGAAGCTCGCCATCGCGCGATGGTGAACTGA